The region GAGTTTCGGGCGGTCAGCCACTGCTACCTACGCCCCAAATACCCCAACTGGCCCTACAACCTCTTCGCGATGGTCCACGCCCAGAGCCAGGAAGCCTGTGACGAGCTCATCGACGAGATCGCCCGGGAGACCGGGCTCAAAGAGTACGGCAAACTCTACTCCACCCGTGAATTCAAGAAAAAGAGACTGGTCTATTTCGATCCCGCCTTCGAAGAATGGGAACGGAAATATGAAGGATAAGAAGTCGCACGCCGCAAGCACGGGCCTTCGGCCCTCACTTCATAATTTGTGTTAGGTGCTACGTGTTACGTGTTACGTAAATATCAACGCTCACCACAATTCGGTTACTCATTACTCCGTTACTCGGTTACTCGTTATTCAAGTCCCATCTGCTGCTTGAAATCGGCAATACAGTTGGTGCAAGTCTTGATCTTATTGCTTTCGATGACCCGGTCCAGCGCTACAGGATCGAGCACTTTGACTTCGTGGGTTTTGCCGATTTCGATCAGGCCCTCTTTTTTCATCTTCTTGAAGATCCGGGAGAGGGTCTCGGGAGTCAGGTTGAGAATGGAGGCGACTTCGTTGTATTTGAGTTTACTGAAGATTTCACTGTTTTCCAGGAGCATCTTGGCCACTTTCGCCTCGGAAGAGTAGATCGTCTCTTTGTGAATCAACGAGGAGAGGACCATGATCTTGGAAGTGAGGGATTTGATGATCTCCAGGGAGAAATCGCTGTTGGAAAGGTTTTTGTAAATGATCTCATAGGGGATCAGGGCCATTTTCCCCTCGGTGACGAATTCACAGGTGGCGGGAAAAGGCATCTTCTCGAAACAGGCATACTCTCCCACGACCGCCGGAGCTTCAAAGCGGTTGATCTGAACCTGGGTCCCTTTGGGAGAGGTCTTGTAGAGTTTGACGGTCCCTTCGATCACCACATAGAGATACTCTCCCCGATCCCCCTCGTAGAAGACAATCCCATCCTTCCCATAGCTACGGACAATAGTATGCTCTTTGAGCTCGGTCACGTTCTGATCGGATAGATTGGAAAAGAGTTGTATCTCGCGCAGGTCATACATAGGCAATTATCCTTCTCAATGAAGAAGAATTGTAGCAGAGATTCCTGAGCCGGCTATAAAAAAATTCATAGTATTTCAATTGAAGCTCTTGGTGACAGCATCCCCAAGGACCCGAAGCTACTCGGCAAACCACCGGAGCGTCTCGCGAAGCTCGACCACCTTGCCGACGACAATCAGAGCCGGGGTCGGGATCCCGGCTTCCTTCACTCGGGCATATATGTTTTCCAGGGTTCCGACGACACATTGCTGCTCCGGTGTCGTTCCCCGGGAGATCACGGCGGCCGGTGTGGCAGGGTCCCGCCCGATGCGAATGAGGTTTTCGGCGATTTTGCTCAGATTGTGCAGCCCCATGAGAAAAATGATCGTCTCATCGCTCTTCATACTCTCCCAGTCTACCTGGGACTGCTCTTTGTTGGGAGCTTCATGCCCGGTGACGACCTTGAAAGAGACCGCCACACCACGATGGGTCACCGGGATGCCGGCATAGGCGGGTACGGAGATAGCCGAGGTAACTCCGGGGATGAATTCGTAGGCGATTCCCCGCTCTTTGAGATAGGCCGCCTCTTCCCCTCCCCGGCCAAAGACCAGCGGGTCCCCGCCTTTGAGCCGGACAACGGTTTCGTGCTCGAGGGCATTTTGGTAAATCACTTCGTTGATCTGATCCTGAGGCAGCGTATGGCGGCCATCCTCTTTGCCCACATAGACAAATTTACAGCCATCCTTGGCTTCGTCGAGAATCTTCGGATTGGCCAGGCGATCGTAAATGATCACATCCGCCTGCCGAACGACGCGAAGGGCCTTGACCGTCAAAAGATCGATATCGCCGGGACCCGCACCTGTAAGATAAACCATCATTCCTCCAAGTAATGAGTAACTAGTAACTAGTAACTAGTAACTAGTAACTAGAAATTTTTTCCATTTTATCATCGATCCGATGGAGCCAAAAAAAAATTCTCCATCCTCAATCTTCAATCTTCCATCCCTGTTATCTCAGCCATGCTGAGATAACAGGAGGGGTCTTCAGCCCAGAGATCTCCGTGGATCGCCCATGCCCGGCTGCGGCTGCCTCCGTTGCAAATGTCGATCACGCCGCAATCGGCGCATTTTCCCGAGAGCTTACGGGAATGCTCCCGCAGACGTGTGAGCAACTCATTCTCCTGATCCAGCCAAATCTCGCTGAAGGGCCGCTCGGTCATATTGCCGATGATATAGGGAAAGAATGGGTCGGGTTTGACATTGCCTTTCCAATCGATATTGACCAGTTTGCGACCGGCGCTGTTGCCGCCCCAGTTTCGCAGGCGCCGGGCCATCTCCCCTCCCAGCTCGGGGTAGCGCTCGGCGAACTTTTCGAGAAAGAGGATCGCATCCATCTCCATATTGCCGGTGACGATATCGATTTTGCGTCCCTCGTCGTGGTATTGGAAGGCTTTGTCGATGATGAACTCCACATACGTGCGGCGTTCTTCGGGCGTGATGTCGATCTTGAGATTCTCCAAGCCCCGTCCGCTGTATACCAGATGGGAGATGTAGATCTTGTCCACGCCGATCCGTTCGGCCAAATCAAAGATCTCGTAGAAGCTCCCCTGGGTCTCTTTGGTCAGGGTGAAACGGATCCCCGCATTGCCGCCGTGCTGCTGAATCAGGGCGATGGCATCCAGGCTGCGGCGATAAGCCCCTTCCAGACCCCTGAAAGCATCGTGGACCTCTTCGATACCGTCGATGCTGATCCCGATGTAGTTGAAGGTCTCGATGATCCGGTCGACATTCTTTTCACTCACATAGAGGCCGTTGGTGGAGAGGTAAGTGATGATCCCCGCCCGGCGCATCGCATCGGCGATGGTGAAGATATCTTTGCGGATCAGGGGCTCTCCCCCGCTGAAGATCACAAAGCGCACTCCCGCTTTGAGTAGCTCGGGGATCGCCCCGAGGATGAACTCCGTCGAGAGAAAATCTTCGCTGTTGGGATCGGCATAGCTGTAGCAGTGACGGCAGGCGAGGTTGCAGCGGTTGGTGAAATTCCAGATGGCGATGGAGCCGTCCAGCGAACGCTCCGGCTTACCTGCCGTCACCGAATCGATCAGGTTCGAGAGCCGGAACACTTAATGACTCACTTTGCGGATTTTGGGGGCGGGCTCGTCGGGCGCTTCGAAGAGGAAGATCCCCGAAGGTTTGGGCACCGGCCACATGAAGTGCTTCCACCACTTTTTGGGATCGGGGTCAGTCGTATGGTATGCCAGGACCTCGTTTTTGGTATTGACGCTGAAGTAGATCTCCGGTTCATCCTTGGACCAGCGCAGATGAAGGATCCAGCCCGGGAAGTGGAAAGTCCGGGCGATCTTGAACGTTTTGGCATCGATGATCTGCACATAGGGGAAATCTTTGCCGCTGAAGGAGACCGCCAGCCACTTTTTGTCGGGGCTGAGGGCGGTAAAGACGGGATTTCCCTTGACGTCGATGGCTCTCACCGGCTTGAAATCGTGATCGAAGACAAAGACCTTTTTGGCCCCGACCGCCGGGACGAAGAAGTAGCGGTCCGAAATGCTCCAGAATCCGAAATGGGGGACTTTGAGAATCCGATCTTTCCGGCCCAGGTCCAGGGGAATCTTTTTGTAGGTCATCGTATCGAGATTGAGCAGCCCCACCGCCGGAGAGTTGAAAAGCCCGGCGACATAGAGGTTTTTGTGGATCATCGCGTCGAAGGGGACTTTACCGATATTCTCGAACTTTTTGTAGAGCACGAAGTGGGGTTTGCCCTTGCCCTCATTCGCATCTTTCATCACCCAGATCTGATCCTTGTCCATCAATTCGAAGATGAGATAATTTTTGTAATTCTTGATCCCGACGTTCCGGCTGCCGGTCTTGATGCTCTCGATGGGGTTGAGATCGCGGTCGAGCACTTCGACGGTCTTGTTGTCATAGTTGGCCACGGCCAGGTAGTTGTCCCCGATGATGAATCCGATGGCGCTCTTGGAAGTCTTGTACTCTTTGAGCTTTTTGTTGTGTATAGGGTCGAACTTGATCACATAGCCATCGCGGGTGATGACGTAACCGTCGTTGCCTTTGAATTTCACCACCGCGTGGTTGAAATTGTGCATATTCTTGATTTCGTCATAGAGGAGATTGTGATCGATCACCGCCAAGGCGGAGTTTTCCCGCTCCACGACGAAGATCTTCTCCCGGGCACTCAAAGTACCGAAGAGTGCGGCCAGCAAAATGACGAGCAGTAGGGGTTTTCTCATTTTTTATCCTTGAAAAGCATAATAAAGTCGGTCAGAGCCTGAATCTGGGTGGCATTGAGATCATTGAAAGCCGGCATGGAGTTTCGGGCATAGCCCAGGGTTTTGGAGACCCGCTCGGGATCGACGATCTGAGCCATGATCTCTTCCCGGCTCCGTTTGTTGGCTATCGAATGAAAAGAGGGTCCGAAGGCTTCCGCCGTCTGATGGTGGCAGCCCCAGCAATACTCCTTGAAGAGGCGATACCCCGGAGTTCCCTCTCCCACATTGGCGGCCTGGAGCATCCAGGACAGACACAAAGCTGCCAAAACGACTCTTTTCATCTCGGATCTCTCCTTTTCGATAACCTTCAAACTGTTTCGACGGTATGATAACAGCTCTTCATTGAGGACCTGTTGACAGATATCAAAGCTTCTCTATAAAAGTAGAGAGTAGAATTCACTTTAAGATAATTATCAAAGTAGAGAACCTCCTGTGAAACAAGCAAATGAGCCAAAGCTGAACAAGATCGAACGCTACAAAAGAGAGCTTCCTCCCGCCGACTTTTCACCTGAGCGTGTCAAAGATTGGCAAAACGTGGACGAACGGTGCCGGTTCTATCTGAAAAATTTCGGCCTTTACAACAACAAGCTTCGTCCCGATCTCTGGATGATCCGTCTTCGCTTCGACGGAGGCCTCATCACGCCCGAGGCCCTCAAACTACTTGCCCGGATCGCACGACAGGAAACAGCCCGCCTCCTCCTGACCGCTCGGGGGCAGATGGAGCTTCACGACCTCAGGGCCGGCCGGGTCCTGCCCCTCTGGCGGGAGCTCAAAGCTGCCGGGCTGCAAACGTGCCAAGTCATTTCCGACAATTTTCGGGGCATCGTTATCGATCCTCTCGACGGCCTCGCCTCCGACAACCGCATCGAATGTCTATCCATCCTACAGGAGATCAGAGAGCGGGTCGTGGGCAAGCGTGAGTGGATCGGCACCCTCCCCCGCAAATTCAACACGGCCCTCATCGGCAGAGAGGCTCCCTCGTTCAACCCTTGGGGGAACGACCTCCTCCTGGCCCTGGCCCGCGATGGAGATCGATGGGGGTTTAACCTCTATCTGGGGGGTAAAAACAGTGAGACCGCCCGGGAGGCCGATATCTTCTGCCCTCCCGAAAGTGCGGCGGACCTTTTTGAAGCGGTCGCCAAAGTCTATCGGGAACACGGCCCGAGAGGCAGCCGCTCCAAAACCCGCCTCTTTCACCTCATCGAAGAGGTGGGAATGCCTCAAATCCGTGTGTGGATCGAAGAGGAGTCGGGCACTCCCCTGCCCCGGGCGGGAGAGCTCAGGATGCAAAGCAGCCACCGCAACCGAGACCATCTCCTCCCTATCCGCCGCTACGGCCGCCACGGAGAGATCAGCCCCGAGGAACTCGAAAAAGCCGTCCAAGAGGCCCAAAGCCACGAACACACCCTCCGTCTGACTCCCCACCAGGAACTCTGGGCTTTCGATCCGGACCTGGTCCATCAAGAAATTCAAAATCCCAAATCCAAAATCCCAAATCACGCTTCTACCGGAAGCGTAACCGCGTGTGCCGGCTCCCGCTACTGCCCCCTCTCCCTCTGGGACATCAAAGAAGACCTGGCGCTCCTCCCCCTGGGACGTCTGGAAAAGCTGGGGGTGAGCCTCGGATTCAGCGGCTGCCTCAAAGGGTGCGGACGACACTACCACAGCGATCTGGGGCTCATCGGCCTGCGCACCAACCTCTATGCCGAAACCGAACGGGCGGCACGGATCTTCCTGGGAGCGCTCCAGGCACCCGAGCCTATGCCGGCGCGGATGCTCTACTACTCTGTGCCCCTGCGCAGACTCGGTGAATTGCTCCATACGATCCTCGATGATTATGAAGCCTCGGACAGGGCGGATTTCGAAACCTTCAGCCGAGAAGTTCTCGCACGCTACTCCATCGAGACTTTGCAGTTGTGGTATCTCGTCCGCCAACTCCATGAGCTCCCCAATAATCTCGTTGAGTTATTCTACGCAGGCGACGAATTCGTGCTCCTGTCAAAGATCGATGAACTCCCGGATATGCCGCAAAACCCCGAACTCTACGAAAAAATCAAACAACTCAGCCACCGCCTCTGGGATCTCGTTTGAGCCCTTCTGAATGCAACGGAACATTTTTGGATAAAATACTTCAAAATAAAGAACGGAAGTGGAATGAAATCACATTATGTCTGTTGCGAAGAGTGTGATGAGATCAGTCGCCTTCCCTATCCCCATCGCCCCGGAGTCTATCGCTGCCCCAATTGCCGTCATACACTTTTCCGATACTCTCCGGGGATGGTCGAGAAACTCTACGCTTTGAGTTTCGCCGCTTTGATCCTCTTTATGATCACCAATCTCTTTCCTTTTTTGAGCTTCGAAGTGATGGGGAACAAAGCGGAAGCCACCTTTACCACCGCATTCATTTATCTCTACAAAGAGGGGGATTACCTCATTGCCCTGGCGCTGCTGATGACGACGCTGGTGGTCCCGGCGATGCGGATCCTGCTGCTGCTCTTTCTGACCGGCCCCATCTATCATCGCATCGTTCCACGCTACGCATCGACGATGCTCAAGATTTTCGAAGCCATCACCCCGTGGGGGATGCTGGATGTCTTTCTGGTCGCCATCCTGGTCTCCATCGTCAAACTCGTCAAGATGGGGACGATCATCCCGGGAACTTCCCTTTGGGCCTTTGGCGCAATGGTCTTTGTCCTGGCCTATATGCAGATGATCTTCGATCCCCATCCCCTCTGGGACCTGATCGACAGAGCCCGCGGCCGGGAACCCGACCTTCCCAGGAAGAGTGAACGATGAGAGGGATCGATGCAGGCTATGGACGCTGTGAAAGCTGCGGGCAGCTCCTTCGTTTTCCTCCGCCTTTTCGGGGTGCCCGCACGGCACTTTGCCCCCGGTGCGGAAGTACGGTCCATCTCCGGCGGCCCGCTTCGATCCAGAACACCTGGGCGCTGGTACTCGCCAGCATTGTCTTTTATATTCCGGCCAACCTCCTGCCGATGATGCATGTCCACACCTTCGCGGGCTCGTCATCCGATACCATTATGAGCGGGATCATCTACTTCCTCGAGAGCGGTTCTTACCTCATCGGGATCGTCATTTTCATCGCCAGTATCTTCGTTCCCACCGTCAAAATCTTCATTCTGATCTATCTACTGCTTTCGATACAACGGGGTTGGCATCATGATCCGATACGCCGGCAAAAGCTCTATCTCTTCACCGAAATCATCGGCCGCTGGTCTATGGTCGATGTCTTCGTCGTCTCCATTATGATCGCCCTAGTCCATTTTAGAGGCTTGAGCGAAATCCGAACGGGACTGGGAGCACTTTTCTTCCTTCTGGTCGTCATCAGTACCATGCTCGCCGCTATGACCTTTGACCCCAGGCTGATCTGGGATCAAATCGAATTCAAGGCTTCCTCAAGGGATCTTTTAAAGCGGGATTCGGCATCCATTCAGTATGATGCACCATCAAAAAAGGATCTTCATGGCTGAGTCCCCCCTTCAACGTCCTCCGGGAGAAGAGTATGTCCGCGAAGCGATCTGGAGTCGCAAAAGGCATCATTTTTCTCCCGTTTGGATCGTCCCGATTGTCGCGCTGATTATTGGAGCGGTCCTCGTTTGGCAAAATCTGAGCCAGCGCGGGCCGGCTGTTCAGATCCTTTTCAAATCGGCGGCGGGGATCACCCCGGGAAAATCGGTCGTCAAATACAAAGATGTCATCGTCGGGAAAGTCGAGGACGTCCGTTTCAGCGACGACCTGGGCTCGGTCATTGTTACCGCCAGATTGACCAAAGAGATGCGTCCCTACCTCAGCGAAAAAACCCTTTTCTGGATCGTCCACGCCCGTCTGAGCGCTGATTCCGTCGAGGGCTTGGATACCCTCCTCTCCGGGGCCTATATCAGTATGGACCCGCATAAAGGCAAAGAGTCGGTCCGACGCTTCAAAGGTCTGGTCAATCCCCCCGTGATTACCGACCGGACTCCCGGAAAACGGTTCATCCTCGAAGCCCAAAGCAAAGGCTCCCTCCAAATCGGTTCCCCGGTTTACTACAAACAGCTCAAAGCGGGAACTGTCGTCTCCTACCACTTGGCACCCAACGGCAGAACCGTCCTGATCGATGTCTTTATCCAAAAACCTTTCAGTGATCTCATTACCGACACGACCCGGTTTTGGAACGCCAGTGGTATCGATGCCCACATCGGTGCTGACGGAGTCGAAATCCGTACCGAATCCCTCACCGCCATTCTTTCGGGGGGAATCGCCTTCGACAATTTCGAAGTCTTCGGACCCGGCAGTAGGGTACAGGACGGGCATCATTTCGTCCTCTACAATACGATCAAAGAGGCCAGGAAGGTCACGTACACCCGGGAACTTTACTTCTGGGTCTACTTCAACGAGTCAGTTCGCGGACTCAAAGCCGGTGCCCCGGTGGAGTTTAGAGGGGTCAAAGTGGGTGAAGTGGTCAATCTCTTCCTCGTCGGCGATGTCAAAACCGCCAATTTCAAAATCCCCATCCTAATCAAGATTGAGCCGGAACGCTTCACGATCACCGGACGGGAGCGCAATGCCAGTAAGGGGATGGATCCAAAGGTCTTCAAGGCCCTGGTGGACAAAGGCCTCCGGGCGCAGCTTCAGAGTGCCAACCTCCTCACCGGTTCTTTGCTGATCAACCTAGATTTCCATCCCGACGCTCCCAAGGCAAACCTTATCAAAGAGAATGGTCTCTATGTCTTTCCCAGTGTCCCCGCTACGATCGAGACACTCAAAAACAATGTCCAATCGATTCTGAACAATCTGGCCGCCATCCCCTTCAAAGAGATCGGGGAAGAGACCCGTCAGATCCTTGGCGATGTCAGACAGAAGACGCTCCCCGGTTTCGACGCGACGCTTCAGGGGGTCAACCGGGAGCTGCTGCCCTCCTTTGTCAAGCTGATCGATCAAAGCAATCAAACCCTGGAAGAGATCCGCAAAAATTATCTCGACACCAATGCGCAGATCCACCGCCAAATGCTGAAACTGATGAATGAAATCGAAGAGACCAGCCGGTCCATACGTGAACTCAGCAACTATCTGAACCGGCATCCGGAATCTCTGATAAGAGGACGCTAAATGAAGAAACTGACTCTGTTATCTTTTGCTCTGCTCACCCTCTTTTTGGCAGGGTGCAGCAGCCGATCCGAATACTACCGCCTCCAGCCCCGTCTGCAACCTCATCGGGATGTCACTCCCCTTTCCACTCGGCACATTGTAGGAATCGGGGAAGTGCAGGTAACCGACTATCTTCAGCAAAAGGCCCTCACCCTGCGCCTAGGCCCCAGCCGATTGAAAGTCAAAGAAAACGCTCTCTGGGCTGGGTCTTTGGACAAAAATATCCAAAAAGTCCTCCAGCACAATCTGGCCCAACTGGTCCCTGACTATACCTTTCTCTCCTACCCCTGGGAAGAGCCTCTCTCGGACCGGACCCGGATTTATGTGACTGTTGACCGTTTCGACGGTGACAGCAACGGCACCGTGGTGCTGGAGGGGCATTGGAGTCTCGTCGACCGGGAAAAAGACCGAATGGTTTTAGGTGAAGATTTTCATTATATGCAGAGAGGAGCGGCGAACCTCCCCGGCATCGTCGCCACGCAAAATCGCCTCCTGGAGCGGCTCAGCCGTCGGATCGCATCGAGGATTCGTCAGCGAACCCGTTGACGCCGTTCATAAAAAACCCTATTCCGCCCCAAATTCTTGGCCTGATAGAGTGCTTTATCCGCACGACGAAACATTTTGTGAGCATCCCGGGCATCCTCTTCCGGATTGAGGGTCGATACACCGCAACTGCAGTGGAGTTGCACTCCGTTTTCGTACTTTATTTCCATAATCTTTCGACGGATCTCTTCGGCCAACTCTATTGCCTCATCCAAGCTTCTCTGACTCAAAACGACAAACTCTTCTCCTCCCCAACGCGCCAGAAAATCTTTGGGACCGATACACTGTTCCAAAACCCTGGCAACATCCGTCAAAACCTTATCTCCAAAATCGTGCCCATACCGATCATTAATGGCTTTGAAATGATCCAGGTCGATTAAAATCATACTCAGTTGCCCATTCTCGCTGAGCGCTTTTGGGATCAAACTCTCGAATTTACGGTTGAAAGCAAAGCGATTGTTTAGCCCGGTCAATTCATCTCTTTTGGCCTGTTTACGATAAAAATCCCTCGAAGAGATCAACTCAGTAATTTCAGAGAGCGCCACAATCCGATGACCGGTCTCCGGATTTGATGAGAGAGAGACGTTGTAGAAAGTCTCAGAGTCTTCAAAGGGTTTTTTCAATGCCACAATTCGACGGGATGAGGGAAGCGCTTCAATCTCTCGTACCCATTCAAACTCTTCTCTACTTTCCGGAGCGAACCCTTCTTCCCAATCAACCATATATTGGGCAAGAGATGGAAGCTTTTGGCGGCACATTTCCAATGAATCACACCCTATGTATTCCAAATACCCTCTGTTGAGAAAAATTGCTTTCATTTGCCGATCGAGGACAACAAGCATATTGCCTTTGATAGCAGAAATCTCTTCCATAATGATTCGTTGCTGCTCGACGCGCCTTTCCAACTCTATTTGATGCTCAATTTGCCGAATCTTATCTTCCAAAAGTTCAAGATTGATCGGTTTTAGGAGGTAATGATCTACCTTGAGTTCAATCGCCTTCATAAGAAAACGAGTGTCACTGTGAGCTGTCGTAACAATAATGGCTTGGGAGGGGTTGATCTCTTTGATCTGGCGGATCATCTGTGAGCCGTGCATTCCCGGCATCTCCAAATCGGTTATGACGATATCGGGTTGATGCTCCCGATAGAGTTTCAATCCCTCTTCACCGTTTTCTGCGGTCAAAACTCCTCCGGAAGCTACGTGACGCAGATAATAGCCCAATTCTTCCCGTATCCCTTCCTCATCTTCTACAAAAAGAATCTTTAGCTCACTATTCATTGTTTCTATCCTCAAAATCAAGTATCACGCGCAACCCTTCCTCTCCATTCTCAACTCGGATCTTCCCGCCGAATTTTTTCTCTATAATTTCTTTAGAAATATAAAGTCCGATTCCCGTTCCTCCCGGTTTGGTGGTAAAATCAGCTTCAAAGAGCCGATTGAGTAACCCTTCATCTGCTACGCCGCCGGCACTATCTTCGAAAACGATTTGCCGATTCTTCAATATTACCCGAATCCATCGTGCTCCGCCTTTTTTATGTTCAAGCGCCTCTTTGGAATTGGTAATCAAACTGAGGAATATCTGCTGGAATTCACTTTTGATGCCCTCGAGCTCGAAATCGTCACCTTCAATCCCCCTAAACTCTATCCCGTTATTCCTCAGATCCAGAGAATAAATAGCAAATATGGCTTTGATTGCTTCCCGGACACTAAATTGTTTTTTCCCTTCCCTGTTATGGAAAAAATTTCTGAAATCTTCGATTGTCTGATTAAGGAAATTGATTCGATCCAGGTTTTTCCCGACAAAACGATCAATAAATTCCTCATCAACTTCCCCATCCCGGTAACGGTATTTCAGGTTTTGAAGGCTAAGCGCCAGGGAGTTGAGCGGCTGACGCCACTGATGGGCGATCACTCCGATCATCTCCCCAAGAACCGCAAGTTTCTCTCTTTCCCGGATCATTGTACGCTGAGCTACGACTTCCTCCGTGGCCTTTTGAACCTCCTTCGTCAATAACTTGTTGTGGCCCTTTAGCAACCAATGTCGATAGAGCAGAAGGATTACCAGGATCAAAACGACACTCAGAGCAAGATAGAGTTTTTTATAATCAAAGGGTTCAATCAATTTCTTTTGACCGATCCAGTAATTATAAAGAGCATTTTTTTCTACCGGATTGATGGTGGCCAGTGCCCCATCCAACTTGTGTAAAAGCTCGGGCTCCTTTTTTGTGACGGCTACGGAGAGCCGGTATTTCATCTCGGTATAACCGGCGACTCTCAAATTCTTTAGATTGAATCGGTTGATGTAATAAGCAGCAACAGGTATCGTGGCGATGGTGGCGTAAGCTTCCCCTTCGGCAACTTTTTGCAAGGACTCCAGATAATTTTTAGTCTCGATGATTTTCATAGTAGGATAGAGCTGCTTGAGCCGGCTGATGAGCCCCGAACCCCTTTTCCGGGCAATTGTCTTATCAGCCAATTCGGAGAGATTATTGACGAGCGGTTTATCCTTGCGCGTGATGATCACCAAACGGTAAGAGAGATAAGGCCGGGTAAAACGAGCATATTCTTTACGCTCCTTGGTAGCTATAGCCGCCGGCAGGATTTCGCATTTACCCTCTTTTAGATATTGTTGGGACTCGACCCAACTTCGCGTCGGAACATTACGAAACTCCACATTGAGTTTATTTTCGACTAGACGTAATGTATCGATGGCGATTCCGGTCATACGGCTCATATTTCCGTCCTTGGCAAACTCGATCGGTTCCCAATTGGGATTGTTGCACATCAAAACCACTCGTTTATGTCGATAAGGTTTTATCTGTGTCCCCACCGCTTTGAGCCGATCCGGATTCTGAGGAGATTTATCCAACCATTTCTTTGACAAAGCCTCCAGCTCCCGATTATCAATCGTATACATCGCCTTCTGGATAATATCCCTGAGCATTTTGAGTTTGGGCCCTGTGGCGATGCTTAATCCTCGCTCCATACGCTTATCCGTCAGAACCGAAATATGGCGAATTAGGATCTTTTCTCTTTGAATCAGCGCTTTGGCGACACTATAACTGGCAATCGTAGCGTCACTCTCATTGTTCTCCACCGAGTGTAAGCAATCGAGAAGAGAAGGTTTCGTTTTGAGAAGTATTTCGGGGTAATAGGTTTCAAGAAAATGGTGGATAAAAAAATCTTTAGGAACGCACACCTTCTTACCCATTAAATCGTTCATCGTATTGATCGATAGATCTTCCGTAAAAATCGCTTTGCGGGTAGAGGCATAGGGTTCAGTAAAATGGAGGGATTCTCCTCGTTGGGGAGTATAAATGACATTGAGCATCACATCGAGCTTCCCCTCCTTGATCATCTTTATAAATTCACTCCAAGTTGGCCCGTGGATGTATCGGACTTTCACACCGAGTCTCTTGGCCAGGAGGTTCATATAATCGATGGAGAGCCCCTGGGCTTTACCGTCCTTGTAAAAATTGTAGGGAGGATAATCCATTTCGTTATGAACGGTAATGACAGGATGTTTTTTGAGAAATGCTTTCTCCTGATTACTCAAGTGCAAACTGTTTTCCGCCAAAAGCGGAAGAAT is a window of Nitratifractor salsuginis DSM 16511 DNA encoding:
- a CDS encoding Crp/Fnr family transcriptional regulator, which translates into the protein MYDLREIQLFSNLSDQNVTELKEHTIVRSYGKDGIVFYEGDRGEYLYVVIEGTVKLYKTSPKGTQVQINRFEAPAVVGEYACFEKMPFPATCEFVTEGKMALIPYEIIYKNLSNSDFSLEIIKSLTSKIMVLSSLIHKETIYSSEAKVAKMLLENSEIFSKLKYNEVASILNLTPETLSRIFKKMKKEGLIEIGKTHEVKVLDPVALDRVIESNKIKTCTNCIADFKQQMGLE
- the cobA gene encoding uroporphyrinogen-III C-methyltransferase — encoded protein: MVYLTGAGPGDIDLLTVKALRVVRQADVIIYDRLANPKILDEAKDGCKFVYVGKEDGRHTLPQDQINEVIYQNALEHETVVRLKGGDPLVFGRGGEEAAYLKERGIAYEFIPGVTSAISVPAYAGIPVTHRGVAVSFKVVTGHEAPNKEQSQVDWESMKSDETIIFLMGLHNLSKIAENLIRIGRDPATPAAVISRGTTPEQQCVVGTLENIYARVKEAGIPTPALIVVGKVVELRETLRWFAE
- a CDS encoding radical SAM/SPASM domain-containing protein codes for the protein MFRLSNLIDSVTAGKPERSLDGSIAIWNFTNRCNLACRHCYSYADPNSEDFLSTEFILGAIPELLKAGVRFVIFSGGEPLIRKDIFTIADAMRRAGIITYLSTNGLYVSEKNVDRIIETFNYIGISIDGIEEVHDAFRGLEGAYRRSLDAIALIQQHGGNAGIRFTLTKETQGSFYEIFDLAERIGVDKIYISHLVYSGRGLENLKIDITPEERRTYVEFIIDKAFQYHDEGRKIDIVTGNMEMDAILFLEKFAERYPELGGEMARRLRNWGGNSAGRKLVNIDWKGNVKPDPFFPYIIGNMTERPFSEIWLDQENELLTRLREHSRKLSGKCADCGVIDICNGGSRSRAWAIHGDLWAEDPSCYLSMAEITGMED
- a CDS encoding cytochrome D1 domain-containing protein, with protein sequence MRKPLLLVILLAALFGTLSAREKIFVVERENSALAVIDHNLLYDEIKNMHNFNHAVVKFKGNDGYVITRDGYVIKFDPIHNKKLKEYKTSKSAIGFIIGDNYLAVANYDNKTVEVLDRDLNPIESIKTGSRNVGIKNYKNYLIFELMDKDQIWVMKDANEGKGKPHFVLYKKFENIGKVPFDAMIHKNLYVAGLFNSPAVGLLNLDTMTYKKIPLDLGRKDRILKVPHFGFWSISDRYFFVPAVGAKKVFVFDHDFKPVRAIDVKGNPVFTALSPDKKWLAVSFSGKDFPYVQIIDAKTFKIARTFHFPGWILHLRWSKDEPEIYFSVNTKNEVLAYHTTDPDPKKWWKHFMWPVPKPSGIFLFEAPDEPAPKIRKVSH
- a CDS encoding c-type cytochrome yields the protein MKRVVLAALCLSWMLQAANVGEGTPGYRLFKEYCWGCHHQTAEAFGPSFHSIANKRSREEIMAQIVDPERVSKTLGYARNSMPAFNDLNATQIQALTDFIMLFKDKK
- a CDS encoding nitrite/sulfite reductase — encoded protein: MKQANEPKLNKIERYKRELPPADFSPERVKDWQNVDERCRFYLKNFGLYNNKLRPDLWMIRLRFDGGLITPEALKLLARIARQETARLLLTARGQMELHDLRAGRVLPLWRELKAAGLQTCQVISDNFRGIVIDPLDGLASDNRIECLSILQEIRERVVGKREWIGTLPRKFNTALIGREAPSFNPWGNDLLLALARDGDRWGFNLYLGGKNSETAREADIFCPPESAADLFEAVAKVYREHGPRGSRSKTRLFHLIEEVGMPQIRVWIEEESGTPLPRAGELRMQSSHRNRDHLLPIRRYGRHGEISPEELEKAVQEAQSHEHTLRLTPHQELWAFDPDLVHQEIQNPKSKIPNHASTGSVTACAGSRYCPLSLWDIKEDLALLPLGRLEKLGVSLGFSGCLKGCGRHYHSDLGLIGLRTNLYAETERAARIFLGALQAPEPMPARMLYYSVPLRRLGELLHTILDDYEASDRADFETFSREVLARYSIETLQLWYLVRQLHELPNNLVELFYAGDEFVLLSKIDELPDMPQNPELYEKIKQLSHRLWDLV